In the genome of Helicobacter colisuis, one region contains:
- the mfd gene encoding transcription-repair coupling factor, whose amino-acid sequence MVQSSFYEFLKAKKDGFAKTYSKGLIGLAKDKNEAQRMADVASFLGFDSYVLEDFRAVFGEDLRSYQDELGEIFKTLKRFYESKEQKILLTPLQTLLNPMPKLELLQGFSVEFGECLELKSFQEKLLYFGYEFVELVEVKGEVSIRGDIIDLFLPNFENPIRISLFDNEIESMRFFDVQTQLCIQEELEQIEILPAFFNLNEETYEKLVEKIEESHLQNALQLEGNSIASYGLWFVEGTQNLLEEYPYIKAPNLENLLNELLEFKEQNQGLLHKILEHSSLEISKNYEDFECAFRNIPSFLEFHKHKKITLIAKTEALVRQAGITPSEHKDYEFVLGKDYGVWILGKEELILSLNVQQKQTKKRPNKILIDELKTGDYVVHIDYGVAVFNGIIQANIFGATRDFIELKYLGEDKLLLPVENLDRVDRYIADGGIPILDRLGKGSFVKLKEKIKEKLFVIANGIIALAAKRELIDGIIIDTNKEEILVFQGQSGFVYTKDQSQAIQEIFKDLSSGRVMDRLLSGDVGFGKTEVAMNAMLACFLSGYQAAIIAPTTLLAYQHFSTIKARFENFGVKMARLDRYVSAKEKKSILEGLKQGSVDIVVGTHALLSVVFKKLALIVVDEEHKFGVKQKERIKEISQNIHLLSMSATPIPRTLNMALSHIKGLSELKEAPSQRLPTRTFVKTYSDSLLKEVVLRELRRGGQVFYIHNNIASINQRKEEVLSVIPHLKIAILHSQISAQESEDIIMEFAKGEFNLLLCTSIVESGIHLPNANTILVDRSDCFGIADLHQLRGRVGRGSKEGFCYFLIEDSNKITQEAQKRLMALEKNAYLGSGGALAYHDLEIRGGGNLLGEAQSGHIKNIGYSLYLRMLEEAIYQLSGNVKEEKTNIDVKLSVTAFLNPELIASEKLRLEIYRRLSRCEEESAVYGIESEIEERFGSLDIYTKQFIGLIIIKIKARMHDIVSVLNYQQNITFMDSKGEKKTIVAKSKDEEDILGAVMEYLK is encoded by the coding sequence TTGGTTCAAAGTAGCTTTTATGAGTTTTTAAAAGCCAAAAAAGATGGTTTTGCTAAGACTTATTCTAAGGGATTGATTGGTTTAGCTAAGGATAAAAATGAAGCGCAAAGAATGGCGGATGTTGCTAGTTTTTTGGGCTTTGATTCTTATGTACTAGAGGATTTTAGGGCAGTTTTTGGAGAGGATTTAAGAAGTTATCAAGATGAGCTTGGCGAGATTTTTAAAACGCTTAAAAGGTTTTATGAATCAAAAGAGCAAAAAATCTTGCTAACGCCTTTGCAAACTTTGCTTAATCCTATGCCAAAACTAGAATTATTACAGGGTTTTAGTGTTGAATTTGGAGAATGTTTAGAGCTTAAGTCATTTCAAGAGAAGTTATTATATTTTGGCTATGAGTTTGTGGAGCTTGTTGAAGTCAAAGGAGAAGTTTCAATAAGGGGTGATATTATTGATCTTTTCTTGCCTAATTTTGAAAATCCCATTCGCATTTCTCTTTTTGATAATGAGATTGAGAGTATGCGATTTTTTGATGTGCAAACACAACTTTGCATACAAGAAGAATTAGAACAAATAGAGATTCTACCTGCTTTCTTTAATCTCAATGAAGAAACTTATGAAAAGCTTGTTGAAAAAATAGAAGAATCGCATTTGCAAAATGCTTTGCAGCTTGAGGGGAATAGTATTGCTTCATATGGGCTTTGGTTTGTGGAAGGCACACAGAATCTCTTAGAAGAATATCCTTATATTAAAGCGCCTAATTTAGAAAATTTACTTAATGAGCTTTTGGAATTTAAGGAGCAGAATCAAGGTTTGTTGCATAAGATTTTAGAGCATTCAAGTCTAGAAATTAGTAAAAATTATGAGGATTTTGAATGTGCTTTTAGAAATATTCCGAGCTTTTTGGAATTTCATAAACACAAAAAAATCACGCTAATAGCCAAAACTGAAGCGCTAGTGCGACAAGCTGGAATCACGCCTAGTGAGCACAAAGATTATGAATTTGTGTTGGGAAAAGATTATGGGGTTTGGATTTTAGGTAAAGAGGAATTAATACTCTCACTCAATGTTCAACAAAAACAAACTAAAAAGCGCCCTAATAAAATTTTAATTGATGAATTAAAGACTGGGGATTATGTTGTGCATATTGATTATGGAGTGGCAGTTTTTAATGGAATCATTCAAGCTAATATTTTTGGCGCAACGCGGGATTTTATTGAGCTAAAATATTTGGGTGAAGATAAATTACTTTTGCCTGTTGAAAATTTAGATAGGGTTGATCGGTATATTGCAGATGGTGGCATTCCGATACTTGATAGGCTAGGCAAGGGTTCTTTTGTAAAGCTTAAAGAAAAAATCAAAGAAAAGCTTTTTGTTATTGCTAATGGAATCATTGCTCTAGCAGCTAAAAGAGAATTGATTGATGGGATTATCATTGATACTAATAAAGAAGAGATTCTAGTTTTTCAAGGGCAAAGTGGATTTGTTTATACAAAAGATCAAAGTCAAGCTATCCAAGAAATTTTTAAGGATCTCTCTAGTGGTAGAGTGATGGATAGATTGTTAAGTGGGGATGTTGGGTTTGGTAAAACAGAAGTAGCTATGAATGCAATGTTGGCTTGTTTTTTAAGTGGCTATCAAGCGGCTATTATTGCTCCAACGACTTTATTAGCCTATCAGCATTTCTCAACAATAAAAGCTCGTTTTGAAAACTTTGGTGTGAAAATGGCAAGGCTAGATAGATATGTTAGCGCCAAAGAGAAAAAGTCTATTTTAGAGGGATTAAAGCAGGGGAGTGTGGATATTGTTGTTGGAACTCACGCGCTTTTAAGCGTAGTTTTTAAAAAATTAGCTCTCATTGTGGTGGATGAAGAGCATAAATTTGGAGTGAAGCAAAAAGAGAGAATTAAAGAAATAAGTCAAAATATTCATTTGCTTTCAATGTCTGCTACTCCTATTCCAAGAACGCTTAATATGGCACTTTCACACATTAAGGGTTTGAGTGAATTAAAAGAAGCTCCAAGTCAGAGATTGCCTACAAGAACTTTTGTAAAAACCTATAGTGATTCATTGCTTAAGGAAGTGGTTTTAAGGGAATTAAGACGTGGAGGTCAAGTGTTTTATATTCATAATAATATCGCTTCTATTAACCAAAGAAAAGAAGAAGTTTTAAGTGTAATACCGCATTTAAAGATTGCTATTTTACATTCGCAAATTTCAGCTCAAGAATCTGAAGATATTATTATGGAGTTTGCAAAGGGAGAATTTAATCTCTTGCTTTGCACTTCTATTGTCGAATCAGGAATTCATCTTCCTAATGCAAATACGATTTTGGTGGATAGAAGTGATTGTTTTGGGATTGCGGATTTGCATCAGCTAAGGGGGCGTGTAGGGCGAGGCAGTAAAGAGGGATTTTGTTATTTTTTGATTGAAGATTCAAATAAAATCACTCAAGAAGCACAAAAACGCTTAATGGCGCTAGAAAAAAATGCGTATTTGGGAAGTGGTGGCGCTTTGGCTTATCATGACTTGGAGATAAGAGGTGGGGGTAATTTGCTTGGTGAGGCTCAAAGTGGGCATATAAAAAATATTGGTTACTCTTTATATCTAAGAATGCTAGAAGAAGCTATTTATCAGCTAAGCGGAAATGTAAAAGAAGAAAAGACTAATATTGATGTGAAGTTAAGTGTAACAGCATTTTTAAATCCCGAGTTGATTGCTTCAGAGAAATTGCGTTTAGAGATATATCGCAGATTGTCAAGATGCGAGGAAGAAAGCGCAGTTTATGGTATAGAATCAGAGATTGAAGAGAGATTTGGAAGTTTGGATATTTACACAAAACAATTTATTGGTTTAATTATTATTAAAATTAAAGCTAGAATGCACGATATTGTGAGTGTTTTAAATTATCAGCAAAATATTACTTTTATGGATTCAAAGGGTGAGAAAAAAACTATCGTTGCAAAAAGCAAAGATGAAGAAGATATTTTAGGAGCGGTTATGGAATATTTGAAGTAG
- a CDS encoding TIGR00282 family metallophosphoesterase, which produces MRFGFIGDIVGKVGRRLVGDYLGEVRKKYAIDCVIANGENASHGFGLSVSTFLELQGYGVDIFTSGNHIWDKKDIFPLLSQDDSVILRPHNYPKGVMGSGIYKGEIKEEKFAVLNLMGSFGMPQCDNAFVCAKEVVESLQEEGIKNIIVDFHAEATSEKRAMFMMLKGKISAILGTHTHVGTDDLEIFEGTFGVSDVGMSGARKSVIGMEMQEPIEKFLTGVPNRLRIPESKGIPSIFQMVVFELENGFCKEAFKLKALDNGEIKQTLIAF; this is translated from the coding sequence ATGCGTTTTGGATTTATTGGAGATATTGTAGGAAAAGTTGGTCGGAGATTGGTTGGAGATTATTTGGGTGAAGTGCGAAAAAAATATGCAATTGATTGCGTAATAGCTAATGGAGAGAATGCTAGTCATGGATTTGGCTTGAGTGTTTCAACTTTTTTGGAACTTCAAGGCTATGGAGTGGATATTTTTACAAGCGGGAATCACATTTGGGATAAAAAAGATATTTTTCCACTTTTATCTCAAGATGATTCAGTGATTTTGCGTCCGCATAATTATCCAAAAGGTGTAATGGGAAGTGGAATCTATAAAGGAGAAATAAAAGAAGAGAAGTTTGCGGTGTTAAATCTTATGGGAAGTTTTGGAATGCCGCAATGCGATAATGCTTTTGTTTGTGCTAAAGAAGTTGTAGAATCTTTGCAAGAAGAGGGAATTAAGAATATTATTGTTGATTTTCATGCTGAAGCAACAAGTGAAAAACGCGCAATGTTTATGATGTTAAAGGGAAAAATTAGCGCAATTCTTGGGACACATACGCATGTTGGGACTGATGATTTGGAGATTTTTGAGGGGACTTTTGGGGTGAGTGATGTGGGTATGAGTGGAGCAAGAAAAAGTGTGATTGGAATGGAAATGCAAGAACCTATTGAAAAGTTTTTGACAGGTGTGCCAAATCGTCTTAGGATTCCTGAAAGCAAGGGGATTCCTAGTATTTTTCAAATGGTTGTTTTTGAGTTGGAAAATGGATTTTGCAAAGAAGCTTTTAAGCTCAAAGCATTGGATAATGGTGAGATTAAACAAACCTTGATAGCTTTTTAA
- a CDS encoding peptidoglycan DD-metalloendopeptidase family protein, whose product MKNRFVVTITDIAGSKQYNIHQYVKQIILYIVLFIVAVFFFSAISIRLLLNEVKQIKNKRDLMQQEFLKINEKNEQLQALIDEKTEELVKVSDKIEDLEGIVGLGEQTSQRDLSLIERVDLASITGAQKAFVMQLIPNGAPLKGDYRITAAWGTRLHPILRRSHSHTGIDFGMPIGTPIYAPADGVADFTGTGYNGGYGIMVKLEHSFGFKTFYAHLSKIVVKRGEFVRRGQLIAYSGNTGRSTGPHLHYEIRYLGRDLDPKPFIEWTMRDYTQIFEKEKNIKWQSLLTMINKLSEILETPVLLRRAQE is encoded by the coding sequence ATAAAGAATCGCTTTGTAGTAACAATTACAGATATTGCTGGTTCTAAGCAGTACAATATTCATCAGTATGTTAAGCAGATTATCTTGTATATTGTTTTGTTTATTGTGGCTGTTTTTTTCTTTAGTGCTATTTCTATTAGGCTACTTTTAAACGAAGTTAAACAAATTAAAAATAAGCGCGACTTAATGCAGCAAGAATTTTTAAAAATCAATGAAAAAAATGAGCAATTACAAGCTTTAATTGATGAAAAAACTGAAGAATTAGTAAAAGTTTCTGATAAGATTGAGGATTTAGAAGGCATTGTTGGACTAGGGGAGCAAACTAGCCAAAGAGATTTGAGTTTAATAGAAAGAGTTGATTTGGCTAGTATTACAGGTGCTCAAAAGGCGTTTGTAATGCAACTTATTCCAAATGGTGCTCCACTTAAGGGAGATTATCGCATCACAGCTGCTTGGGGAACAAGATTACATCCAATTCTTAGGCGCTCTCACTCTCACACGGGTATTGATTTTGGAATGCCAATTGGAACACCTATTTATGCACCTGCTGATGGGGTGGCTGATTTTACGGGGACAGGTTATAATGGTGGGTATGGAATTATGGTAAAATTAGAACATTCTTTTGGTTTTAAGACTTTTTATGCACATTTGAGTAAAATTGTTGTAAAAAGGGGTGAGTTTGTAAGGCGAGGGCAGTTGATTGCTTATTCGGGTAATACTGGGAGAAGCACCGGTCCGCATTTGCATTATGAAATTCGCTATTTAGGGAGAGATTTAGATCCAAAACCATTTATAGAATGGACTATGCGTGATTATACGCAAATTTTTGAAAAGGAGAAAAACATAAAATGGCAATCTTTGCTAACAATGATAAACAAACTATCGGAAATTCTGGAAACACCAGTATTATTGCGCAGGGCACAAGAATAA
- a CDS encoding Mur ligase family protein: MNELKKFLEKKGVEYAPFDPKRAPKILETLKIPFLKPKVIHIVGTNGKGSTGRFLALMLHQQGLDVGHFTSPHLFSIEERFWRNGKNITLETLENAFLEFDLTLLKEASYFEILTFLALKVFGECDYLVLEAGLGGEFDSTTTCVKRDLTLFSAIDIDHQEFLGESLESIAKTKLNAMAKKAILGIQSHFEVIKIAQKIAQEKQIELEILDIQSISPSIKEYCKKHHYARFQEENLALAYSGFKALGFDMNLKELKALDLQGRAQQIAPNIWVDVLHNPNGARAILKNFSKEKYILVYNSYLDKNPKEILKILKPIIKRVEIIEISSSRRIPKMQLEDILRGLDLEFTDFCNIKKDEKYLVCGSFCVVAEFLKRR, translated from the coding sequence ATGAATGAGTTAAAAAAATTTTTAGAAAAAAAGGGTGTTGAATACGCTCCTTTTGATCCTAAACGCGCTCCAAAGATTTTAGAAACTCTTAAGATTCCTTTTTTAAAACCTAAGGTAATACATATTGTTGGCACAAATGGTAAGGGTAGCACAGGGAGGTTTCTAGCACTAATGCTTCATCAACAAGGGCTTGATGTGGGGCATTTTACTTCTCCGCATTTATTTAGTATTGAAGAGCGCTTTTGGCGTAATGGAAAAAATATTACACTAGAAACTTTAGAAAATGCATTTTTAGAATTTGATTTAACACTTTTAAAGGAGGCTAGTTATTTTGAGATTTTAACTTTTTTAGCCCTTAAAGTTTTTGGTGAGTGTGATTATTTGGTGCTAGAAGCTGGACTTGGCGGGGAGTTTGATTCGACAACAACTTGCGTTAAAAGGGATTTAACACTCTTTAGTGCTATTGATATAGATCATCAAGAGTTTTTGGGAGAGAGCTTGGAATCTATTGCAAAAACTAAACTTAATGCAATGGCAAAAAAAGCAATTTTGGGGATTCAAAGTCATTTTGAAGTAATTAAGATTGCACAAAAAATTGCCCAAGAAAAACAAATAGAATTAGAAATTTTAGATATTCAAAGTATTTCACCATCTATTAAGGAATATTGCAAAAAACATCATTATGCGAGATTCCAAGAAGAAAATCTAGCATTAGCATACTCTGGATTTAAAGCCCTAGGGTTTGATATGAATCTTAAAGAGCTTAAGGCGTTGGATTTGCAAGGTAGGGCACAGCAGATTGCGCCTAATATTTGGGTTGATGTTTTGCATAATCCAAATGGTGCTAGGGCGATTTTGAAAAATTTTAGTAAAGAAAAATATATTTTAGTTTATAATTCCTATCTTGATAAGAATCCAAAAGAGATTTTAAAAATTTTAAAGCCTATTATTAAGCGTGTTGAGATTATTGAAATTTCAAGTTCGCGTAGGATTCCAAAAATGCAACTAGAAGATATTTTAAGAGGATTAGATTTGGAATTTACAGATTTTTGCAACATTAAAAAAGATGAAAAATACCTTGTGTGTGGATCTTTTTGTGTGGTCGCAGAGTTTTTAAAAAGAAGATAG
- a CDS encoding phosphatidylglycerophosphatase A: MQDKNFFLQFQNTKDFLCKMYLTLFFSGLSKKAPGTLGTLVALPFGWAIAYFIAPSTLFLLALLVSVIAIKIIDNYESQGLNHDRQEIVIDELAGVWISIAMIGHTYFALMLAFILFRIFDIWKPSIIGRIDKNTKGGLGVMGDDLLAGFFAGLLGLILIKLLSQFQTFENLLKLSF; the protein is encoded by the coding sequence ATGCAAGATAAGAATTTCTTTTTACAATTCCAAAATACCAAAGATTTTTTATGTAAAATGTATCTCACCCTTTTTTTTAGTGGTTTAAGCAAAAAAGCTCCCGGCACTCTTGGGACACTAGTAGCACTTCCTTTTGGCTGGGCTATTGCTTATTTTATTGCACCTAGCACTTTATTTTTACTTGCCTTACTTGTAAGCGTGATTGCTATTAAAATAATTGATAACTATGAAAGTCAAGGTTTAAATCACGATAGGCAAGAAATAGTGATTGATGAGCTAGCTGGGGTTTGGATTAGTATTGCTATGATAGGACACACTTATTTTGCCCTTATGCTTGCATTTATTCTCTTTCGCATTTTTGATATTTGGAAGCCCTCAATCATTGGTAGAATTGATAAAAATACTAAAGGCGGTCTAGGGGTTATGGGGGATGATTTATTAGCAGGTTTTTTTGCAGGATTATTAGGATTAATTCTTATTAAACTTCTCTCTCAATTCCAAACTTTTGAAAACCTACTAAAGCTTAGCTTTTAG
- a CDS encoding menaquinone biosynthesis decarboxylase: MRQTLDLLKAHNEVKIISEPLDINLEIPHLAYLEVKKSDSKALFFTNPIDKQRGINFEIPVLMNLFGSFSRVELLIGDTRQIANDLAFLLKLKPPKNFKEIMQTLPKLLNLRYLSPKAIKSGSLCQEVIKTGNEVDLQSLPILKTWSEDGGAFITMGQCYTQSLDGSVRNLGMYRLQVYDKNHLGLHWQIHKDSVGIFEEYKKANQKMPVSIAIGGNPLYTWCATAPLPYGIFELMLYGFIKKQKVRLVKCVSNELCVPYDSDIVIEGFVDTDELRDEGRFGDHTGFYTPIEPYPVLEVSAITHKKNPIYLASVVGKPPLEDKYLGYPTERIFLPLLQTTTPSLIDYFMPENGVFHNLILAKIEARFPSAAKQSMHSFWGVGQMSFVKHAIFVGEDAPSLESKDIIPYILNRFNVKNCLFSEGVCDALDHASPNFAEGGKLGVDCTGKEIENLQLEILENEILLKQIKEIFPKAEILRQYFKETKNPITLLGVRKKADECLQKYLNETLFQALQKHMRILVLLDWEKNDLENLYMILWRVVNNIDSKRDIRIFGNIIIIDATDKNIADGYRREWPKETDCDIKILESLKQKGLLEDFGDKELEEFYRKFHIDKSYATKT; the protein is encoded by the coding sequence ATGCGACAAACTTTAGATTTATTAAAAGCACATAATGAAGTTAAAATCATCTCTGAGCCTTTGGATATTAATTTGGAGATTCCCCATCTTGCGTATTTGGAAGTTAAAAAGTCTGATTCTAAGGCATTGTTTTTTACTAACCCTATTGATAAACAACGCGGGATTAACTTTGAAATTCCAGTTTTGATGAATCTGTTTGGAAGTTTTAGTCGTGTGGAGTTGTTAATTGGCGATACGCGACAAATTGCAAATGATCTTGCATTTTTGCTAAAATTAAAACCTCCTAAAAATTTCAAAGAAATAATGCAAACACTCCCTAAGCTTTTAAATTTACGCTATTTGTCTCCAAAAGCTATTAAGAGTGGTAGTTTATGTCAAGAAGTGATTAAGACTGGCAATGAAGTAGATTTGCAATCTTTGCCTATTTTAAAAACTTGGAGTGAAGATGGGGGTGCTTTTATCACAATGGGGCAATGTTATACACAAAGTCTTGATGGTAGTGTGCGGAATCTTGGAATGTATCGTTTGCAAGTCTATGATAAAAATCATTTAGGATTGCATTGGCAGATTCATAAGGATTCAGTTGGAATCTTTGAAGAATACAAAAAAGCAAATCAAAAAATGCCAGTTAGTATTGCAATAGGAGGGAATCCGCTCTATACTTGGTGTGCGACTGCACCTTTGCCTTATGGTATATTTGAATTAATGCTTTATGGCTTTATTAAAAAGCAAAAAGTAAGACTTGTAAAATGCGTAAGTAATGAACTTTGTGTGCCTTATGATAGTGATATTGTGATTGAGGGTTTTGTGGATACTGATGAACTAAGAGATGAGGGGAGATTTGGAGATCACACAGGGTTTTATACGCCTATTGAGCCTTATCCAGTGCTTGAAGTGAGTGCAATTACGCACAAGAAAAATCCTATTTATCTTGCTTCAGTTGTAGGCAAGCCTCCTTTGGAAGATAAATATTTGGGCTATCCAACAGAGCGGATTTTTTTACCACTTTTGCAGACGACCACTCCAAGTTTAATAGATTATTTTATGCCAGAAAATGGTGTGTTTCATAATTTAATTTTAGCCAAAATTGAAGCACGATTCCCAAGTGCCGCTAAACAGAGTATGCACTCTTTTTGGGGAGTAGGGCAGATGAGTTTTGTTAAGCATGCTATTTTTGTAGGAGAGGATGCACCAAGTTTAGAATCAAAGGATATTATACCTTATATTTTAAATCGTTTTAATGTGAAAAATTGCCTTTTTAGCGAGGGGGTTTGTGATGCGCTTGATCATGCTTCCCCTAATTTTGCAGAGGGTGGTAAGCTAGGAGTTGATTGCACAGGCAAAGAAATTGAGAATCTTCAATTAGAGATTTTAGAAAATGAAATATTACTAAAACAAATAAAGGAGATTTTCCCTAAGGCTGAAATTTTAAGACAATATTTTAAAGAAACAAAAAATCCAATTACTTTGCTTGGAGTTAGAAAGAAAGCAGACGAGTGTTTGCAAAAGTATTTAAATGAAACTTTGTTTCAAGCTTTGCAAAAGCATATGAGGATTCTTGTGTTGCTTGATTGGGAGAAAAACGATCTTGAAAATCTTTATATGATTTTGTGGCGCGTGGTTAATAATATTGATTCAAAACGAGATATTCGTATTTTTGGGAATATTATTATCATCGATGCAACGGATAAAAATATTGCAGATGGTTATAGGCGTGAGTGGCCAAAAGAAACAGATTGTGATATAAAGATTTTAGAATCATTAAAACAAAAAGGTTTATTAGAGGATTTTGGCGATAAAGAGTTGGAGGAATTTTATCGCAAGTTTCACATCGATAAATCTTATGCAACAAAAACTTAA
- a CDS encoding bactofilin family protein, which translates to MAIFANNDKQTIGNSGNTSIIAQGTRIKGDIVSECNLHIDGELEGSIITKNNIVIGKSGNVNGTINAEHLVVSGKLMGNCECSIVEILPQGRIDGEINAKELVIEKTGEFVGHSITHKNNEIRSAFEKNKPHNDISKKVENVVGSK; encoded by the coding sequence ATGGCAATCTTTGCTAACAATGATAAACAAACTATCGGAAATTCTGGAAACACCAGTATTATTGCGCAGGGCACAAGAATAAAGGGAGATATTGTTAGTGAGTGCAATTTGCATATTGATGGTGAGTTAGAAGGTAGCATTATTACTAAGAATAATATTGTTATTGGCAAAAGCGGGAATGTAAATGGCACTATTAATGCCGAACATTTGGTAGTTAGCGGAAAGTTAATGGGGAATTGTGAGTGCAGTATTGTTGAGATTCTACCTCAAGGCAGAATTGATGGAGAAATCAATGCTAAAGAGCTTGTAATTGAAAAAACAGGTGAGTTTGTTGGGCATAGCATTACACACAAAAATAATGAAATTAGAAGTGCTTTTGAAAAAAATAAGCCACACAATGATATTTCCAAAAAAGTTGAGAATGTAGTTGGTTCAAAGTAG
- a CDS encoding sulfate adenylyltransferase, with translation MESPRKNKTLFIDKEALFALYLCKEGLLAPINHLMNENEMQQSEKNQILPLSFILAPAGKRNQEILQNVSKGETLSLICDHQVCGELVVDSTFCIDKKQRLMQITGGDIYSKKAQDIYKRLGDFAVCGDYELYPQITYPINKGIKETILQIKKNIQASSITAMMLDVSPITRIHERIFRLILDENELLVLFLFKKQKEDLLSFQIRKQCLEYVIENYLPKNRIIIFPLNDIYLFEGTHGILLNAIISQNLGCDKMVIGETHPNLAFYYEKQKVYSVFDTTKEIKIRIKFLSEFVYCQQCKTIVSVKTCPHGKHHHINYHARFIQGILQSGLIPPTILVRKEVSAKILAYLFPNRFSNLIKQFGTMFADNGIIAEQNEEDFYIKLSLLYQTHSLN, from the coding sequence ATGGAATCACCAAGAAAAAATAAAACTCTCTTTATAGATAAGGAAGCTTTGTTTGCGCTGTATTTATGCAAAGAAGGACTTTTAGCACCCATTAATCATCTTATGAATGAAAATGAAATGCAACAGAGCGAAAAGAATCAAATTCTTCCTCTTTCTTTTATTTTAGCTCCCGCTGGAAAACGCAATCAAGAAATTCTACAAAATGTTTCCAAAGGAGAAACTTTAAGTCTCATTTGTGATCATCAAGTGTGTGGTGAACTTGTTGTTGATTCTACTTTTTGTATTGACAAAAAACAAAGACTTATGCAAATCACAGGTGGCGATATTTACTCTAAAAAAGCACAGGATATTTATAAAAGGCTTGGAGATTTTGCAGTTTGTGGAGACTATGAGCTTTATCCTCAAATCACATACCCTATAAACAAAGGCATAAAAGAAACCATTTTGCAAATTAAAAAAAATATCCAAGCTTCTAGTATTACTGCTATGATGCTTGATGTCTCTCCTATTACTCGAATCCATGAGAGAATTTTTCGACTTATTTTAGACGAAAATGAACTTTTAGTTTTATTTTTATTTAAAAAGCAAAAAGAAGACTTACTAAGCTTCCAAATCCGAAAACAATGCTTAGAGTATGTCATAGAAAATTATCTCCCAAAAAATCGTATTATTATTTTCCCCCTTAATGATATTTATCTTTTTGAAGGAACACACGGAATCTTGCTTAATGCAATTATTTCTCAAAACTTAGGTTGCGATAAAATGGTTATCGGTGAAACTCACCCCAATCTCGCCTTTTATTATGAAAAGCAAAAAGTATATTCTGTTTTTGATACTACCAAAGAAATCAAAATAAGAATTAAGTTTTTAAGTGAATTTGTTTATTGTCAGCAATGTAAAACTATCGTGAGCGTCAAAACTTGTCCCCATGGCAAACACCATCACATTAACTATCATGCAAGATTCATTCAAGGTATCTTGCAATCCGGACTTATTCCGCCAACTATTCTTGTACGCAAAGAAGTTTCAGCAAAAATTCTTGCTTACCTTTTCCCAAATCGTTTTAGCAATCTCATTAAGCAATTTGGAACAATGTTTGCAGACAATGGAATCATCGCTGAACAAAACGAGGAAGATTTCTATATCAAGCTCTCTTTACTCTATCAAACTCATTCTCTCAATTAG